GCCGGCCGAGGTCGAATTCGCGGCGTGACGACAATAGGATCCGGCTGGGAGTGGCGATCAGGTGATGAAACGGGCGTTCGATCTGTTGCTGGCGGTGCTGGCCGCGATGCTGCTTGCGCTGCCGTTCCTGCTGGTCTGGCTCGCCGTGCGCGCGACCTCGCCCGGGCCGGCGCTGTACTGGTCGGATCGGGTCGGCGTGCGCAACCGGATCTTCCGGATGCCGAAGTTCCGCAGCATGCGCGTCGGCACGCCGGCGCTGGCGACCCATCTGCTGCAGGACCCCGCCGTCTACCTGACGCCGATCGGCTCGTTCCTGCGCAAGACCAGTCTGGACGAGCTGCCGCAGCTGTGGAGCATTCTGGTCGGCGACATGAGCTTCGTCGGGCCGCGCCCGGCGCTGTTCAACCAAGCCGACCTGATCGCGCTGCGCACGCGGCATGGCGTCGACGCGCTGGTGCCGGGGCTGACCGGCTGGGCGCAGATCAACGGGCGCGACGAGTTGCCGATCCCGGCCAAGGTCGCGCTCGACGTCGAATATCTGGAGCGCAGGTCGCTGGCGTTCGACCTGCGGATCCTGTGGTTGACGGTCGTCCGCGTGCTGCGCCGCGACGGGGTGTCGCACTGATGCGCCGCGCTGTCCGGTCGGCCGCCATGCCCGTTCGTGCGTTGTCCAATGGTTGACCGAATTCGAGCACGAACCCCGATGTCATCGTCATTCAGCCCCGCTGCCCCGCTGCTGGCGCTGCCGCGCCCGGCCAAGCGCATGGTCGTGGTCGCGGTCGACCTGCTGCTGTCGGTGGTCTCGGTCTGGATCGCGTTCTACCTGCGCATCGACCAGACCGGGCTGCCGTTCGACCAGCAGTACTACGTGTACCTGCTGGCGCCGGCGCTGATGCTGCCGATCTTCATTCGCTTCGGGCTGTACCGCGCGATCTTCCGCTACACCGGCATGGCCGCGATGGCCAGCACCGCGAAAGCGATCGCGCTCTATGCGGCGCTGTTCTTTGCCGCGCTGCTCTATTTCCGGTGGGGCAGCGTGCCGCGCACGCTGGGGCTGATCCAGCCGCTGCTGCTGCTGTTGCTGGTCGGCGCAAGCCGGGCGATGGCGCGCTTCTGGCTTGCCGGGCTTGGCGGGCGTCGTCGTCCGTCCGAGGGCCGGATGCTGATCTACGGCGCCGGCGAAGCGGGGGTGCAGACCGCGCTCGCGCTCGGCGTGTCGCGCCAGTTCGCGGTGCTCGGCTTCATCGACGACGACGCGGCCAAGGCGGGCCAGACCATCAACGGCGTCGACATCATGGCCCCGGACGATGTTGCAGGCGCGGTCACCCGCATGGGCGTGACCGACATCCTGCTCGCGATGCCGTCACTGGCGCGCGCGCGGCGCAACGAGATCATCGCGAGCCTGAGCGCGCTGCCGGTGCACGTGCGCACGCTGCCGGGCCTGGGCGACCTCGCGGCGGGGCGGATCGAGGTCAAGGAGTTGCAGGAACTCGACGTGGAAGACCTGCTCGGCCGCGCGCCGGTGCCGCCCGACCCTGCGCTGCTCGCGCGCAACCTGACGGCCAAGACCGTACTCGTGACCGGCGCGGGCGGCAGCATAGGCGGCGAGCTGTGCCGCCAGATCGTGCGCGAGGGTCCGCGCGCGCTGGTGCTGGTCGACCACAACGAGTACGGCCTGTACGCGATTCACCGCGAGTTGCAGGCGCTGTGCGCGGACGTTGCGCCGTCGGTCAAGCTGGTGCCGCTGCTCGGCAGCGTGCGCAACCGTGACCGGATGCGCGAGATCTTCCGGTGCAGCCGGCCCGACACGGTCTACCACGCGGCGGCGTACAAGCATGTGCCGCTGGTCGAGGACAACCCGACCGAGGGGGTGCTGAACAACGTGATCGGCACGCTGAACCTCGCGCGCGTCGCGATCGAGTGCGGTGTCGGCGATTTCGTGCTGATCTCCACCGACAAGGCGGTGCGGCCGACCAACGTGATGGGCGCGACCAAGCGGGTCGCCGAGCAGGTGCTGCAGGCGCTCGCGGCGAGCCCACGCGTCGGCTTCGCCGGGTTCGACGGCGAGGGCGGGTCCGAGCTTGCCAACCGCACCCGCTTTTCGATGGTTCGCTTCGGCAACGTGCTCGGCAGCAGCGGCAGCGTCGTGCCGCTGTTTCGCCGCCAGATTCAGGCCGGTGGCCCGCTGACCGTGACGCACGAAGAAGTCACGCGCTACTTCATGACGATTCCCGAGGCCGCGCAGCTCGTGCTGCAGGCCGGCGCGATGGCGGGCGGCGGCGACGTGTTCGTGCTCGACATGGGGCAGCCTGTGAAGATCGTCGATCTGGCGCGGCGCATGGTGCATCTCTCCGGCCTGTCGCTGCGCGACGCGGCGCACCCCGAAGGCGATATCGAAATCCGCATCGTCGGGCTGCGGCCGGGCGAGAAGCTGTACGAGGAGCTGCTGATCGGCGACAACCCGGCGCCGACCGCGCACCCGCGCATCATGAAGGCGCAGGAGAGGTTCGTGCCGTGGCCCGATCTGGTGCCGCAACTGCACGAGATGCGGCTGGCTGCGAACCGCAGCGACCCGCAGGCGATCCGGCGCATTTTGATGCGGCTGGTCGATGGCTACACTCCCGAGGCGC
This genomic interval from Burkholderiaceae bacterium contains the following:
- a CDS encoding Lipid carrier : UDP-N-acetylgalactosaminyltransferase, whose product is MKRAFDLLLAVLAAMLLALPFLLVWLAVRATSPGPALYWSDRVGVRNRIFRMPKFRSMRVGTPALATHLLQDPAVYLTPIGSFLRKTSLDELPQLWSILVGDMSFVGPRPALFNQADLIALRTRHGVDALVPGLTGWAQINGRDELPIPAKVALDVEYLERRSLAFDLRILWLTVVRVLRRDGVSH
- a CDS encoding Nucleoside-diphosphate sugar epimerase/dehydratase, producing the protein MSSSFSPAAPLLALPRPAKRMVVVAVDLLLSVVSVWIAFYLRIDQTGLPFDQQYYVYLLAPALMLPIFIRFGLYRAIFRYTGMAAMASTAKAIALYAALFFAALLYFRWGSVPRTLGLIQPLLLLLLVGASRAMARFWLAGLGGRRRPSEGRMLIYGAGEAGVQTALALGVSRQFAVLGFIDDDAAKAGQTINGVDIMAPDDVAGAVTRMGVTDILLAMPSLARARRNEIIASLSALPVHVRTLPGLGDLAAGRIEVKELQELDVEDLLGRAPVPPDPALLARNLTAKTVLVTGAGGSIGGELCRQIVREGPRALVLVDHNEYGLYAIHRELQALCADVAPSVKLVPLLGSVRNRDRMREIFRCSRPDTVYHAAAYKHVPLVEDNPTEGVLNNVIGTLNLARVAIECGVGDFVLISTDKAVRPTNVMGATKRVAEQVLQALAASPRVGFAGFDGEGGSELANRTRFSMVRFGNVLGSSGSVVPLFRRQIQAGGPLTVTHEEVTRYFMTIPEAAQLVLQAGAMAGGGDVFVLDMGQPVKIVDLARRMVHLSGLSLRDAAHPEGDIEIRIVGLRPGEKLYEELLIGDNPAPTAHPRIMKAQERFVPWPDLVPQLHEMRLAANRSDPQAIRRILMRLVDGYTPEARRAAEPGTESADQEAMLEAKTK